From one Desmodus rotundus isolate HL8 chromosome X, HLdesRot8A.1, whole genome shotgun sequence genomic stretch:
- the LOC128779992 gene encoding actin-binding protein WASF1-like produces MSVNKEEDEGDEGHPNTLAIPTKIQDELIHVIQISLITIATQVNNLNKCAEDIIDEIRKEVDRLSFRVVILEEHVIQLMNDIIYKDQKGGLSSRITESQTSQSTTIQTQQVYSSKQAPVQMCETHDTHELTLPMYRSPFCPDDTGGLEVSPDASHRFQVYKEKTVPGSEEEKGAKRKQKQHKDHPSKPASVPQTQLMEDHVSVYHVPAACREASPSYVDQPDESSSFSSLPLCEINKLVTRAVGEVISSSPYLPTHGAGEVKNSLTYVRYGTGRGEECKPQPRNHLQTKVFVSPTAPASAPSLPTDWLAASKASKMETPSSSIHLPTQLPSPVLRTPAATSAAACLPGVPDRAVPITAPKRGFSTPAVDPLPYYVLTIDSLLAQAEGQGMPPLLSSSAVTSPSVQTRATVAHLVGPTSAVRSPTPSVTKLSISSISSSPRSSLSPSPSYCIPPPRYPVTVLPRSSTPRNSSPLSSICSCPQSSRSWIPSLRDSLSLSTRSSDSMWSRCSEAQSLRPSAAQSQRSSMAQSTRHLIPPQQNSSSLKSAKPSTLQSLFSFEQSPSCLLSSSGPSVTPAAPAPVNATFKQSPPPLPVIAKVRTALMAAIRKGILLYKTEDQ; encoded by the coding sequence atgtcgGTAAATAAAGAGGAAGATGAGGGAGATGAGGGGCATCCAAATACTTTGGCAATACCCACAAAAATTCAAGATGAGTTAATTCATGTAATCCAGATTTCTTTAATAACTATAGCTACACAAGTAAATAATCTGAATAAATGTGCTGAGGATATAATTGATGAAATACGCAAGGAGGTTGACAGGCTCTCTTTCAGAGTTGTGATTTTAGAAGAACATGTAATCCAGTTGATGAATGATATTATCTACAAAGATCAGAAGGGAGGATTGTCCTCGAGAATTACGGAATCACAGACTTCCCAAAGTACAACTATTCAGACACAGCAGGTATACTCCTCCAAGCAAGCACCTGTTCAAATGTGTGAAACGCACGATACTCATGAACTGACATTACCTATGTATAGGTCTCCTTTTTGCCCAGATGATACAGGAGGTTTAGAAGTGTCCCCTGATGCTTCACACCGCTTTCAAGTTTATAAAGAAAAGACTGTCCCTGGgagtgaagaagaaaagggggCGAAGCGCAAGCAAAAGCAGCACAAAGATCATCCCAGTAAACCAGCAAGCGTGCCTCAGACTCAACTGATGGAAGACCATGTTTCAGTGTACCATGTCCCAGCTGCTTGCAGAGAGGCCTCTCCTTCATATGTGGATCAACCAGATGAAAGTTCCTCATTTTCCAGTTTGCCACTGTGTGAAATCAATAAGCTTGTAACGAGAGCTGTAGGAGAAGTGATATCCAGCTCTCCCTATCTGCCAACGCATGGAGCCGGAGAGGTGAAAAATTCACTTACATACGTTAGATATGGAACTGGAAGGGGAGAAGAATGTAAACCCCAACCTCGAAATCATCTTCAAACAAAGGTGTTTGTGAGCCCTACGGCCCCAGCCTCAGCACCGTCACTGCCAACTGATTGGTTAGCTGCATCGAAAGCTTCGAAGATGGAAACTCCTTCCTCAAGCATACATCTGCCAACTCAACTGCCATCACCTGTTTTGAGAACCCCAGCAGCAACATCTGCTGCTGCTTGCCTCCCAGGTGTTCCTGACAGAGCTGTTCCAATTACTGCACCTAAAAGGGGCTTCTCCACTCCAGCAGTGGACCCTCTTCCGTATTATGTACTGACAATAGATAGTCTACTCGCACAAGCTGAAGGTCAGGGCATGCCTCCACTTCTCTCTTCTTCGGCAGTCACCTCACCAAGTGTTCAAACCAGGGCCACAGTTGCACATCTCGTTGGCCCTACGTCTGCTGTACGATCACCAACACCTTCAGTTACAAAATTATCAATATCTTCAATTTCATCATCGCCAAGATCTTCACTTTCACCATCACCGAGCTATTGTATTCCACCACCAAGATATCCTGTTACAGTATTGCCAAGATCATCCACTCCACGAAATTCAAGTCCACTCTCATCCATCTGTTCATGTCCACAATCATCAAGATCTTGGATTCCATCACTAAGAGATTCACTTTCCCTGTCCACAAGAAGTTCAGACAGCATGTGGTCAAGGTGTTCAGAGGCACAGTCATTAAGACCTTCAGCTGCTCAGTCACAAAGGTCTTCAATGGCACAATCGACCAGGCATTTGATTCCACCCCAACAAAACTCTTCAAGTTTGAAGTCAGCAAAACCTTCCACCCTacagtctttgttttctttcgAACAATCACCTTCTTGCCTTTTAAGCTCATCAGGTCCATCAGTGACCCCAGCTGCACCAGCTCCAGTGAATGCTACCTTCAAGCAGTCTCCACCACCTCTACCAGTAATCGCTAAAGTAAGGACTGCGCTGATGGCAGCAATAAGAAAAGGTATTTTGCTCTACAAAACTGAAGATCAGTGA